A section of the Parabacteroides sp. FAFU027 genome encodes:
- a CDS encoding viroplasmin family protein, with protein MSSKGTKYYVVWEGHDPGIYHSWAECKSQVDGYEGAKYKSFATRDEAEKAFEAGFYQSIRQNQTKKPATPTGNYIIESIAVDASCLGNPGVMEYRGVYVRSGQELFRIGPYEDGTNNIGEFLAIVHGLALLKQKNSSLPIYSDSISAIAWVRNKKCKTQLEHTEKNGPIFDLIERAEKWLANNTYSTKIMKWETQVWGEIPADFGRK; from the coding sequence ATGAGCAGTAAAGGTACAAAATATTACGTGGTGTGGGAAGGGCACGACCCGGGCATCTACCACAGTTGGGCCGAATGCAAGAGTCAGGTGGATGGCTACGAAGGGGCGAAATACAAATCCTTTGCTACCCGTGACGAAGCCGAAAAAGCTTTTGAAGCAGGCTTTTACCAATCTATTCGCCAGAACCAGACTAAAAAGCCAGCAACTCCCACCGGCAACTACATCATAGAAAGCATTGCCGTGGATGCCTCCTGCCTGGGAAATCCGGGAGTGATGGAGTACCGCGGTGTATATGTACGTAGCGGACAGGAGCTGTTCCGCATCGGCCCGTACGAAGACGGGACCAATAACATCGGTGAGTTTCTGGCTATCGTACACGGTCTTGCCCTGCTCAAACAAAAGAACAGTTCGCTGCCCATCTATTCTGACAGCATCAGCGCCATTGCGTGGGTACGCAACAAGAAGTGTAAAACCCAACTGGAACACACGGAGAAAAACGGTCCGATATTCGACCTGATTGAGCGTGCCGAGAAGTGGCTTGCCAACAATACATATTCTACAAAAATCATGAAGTGGGAAACCCAGGTATGGGGAGAGATTCCTGCGGATTTCGGGAGGAAATAG
- a CDS encoding NDP-sugar synthase, whose translation MHYAIIAAGEGSRLKEEGITSPKPLVKINGETLLERLIRIFWNNHAESISLIINEEMKEVQEFVAQMQLPVPLHCVVKSTPGSMHSFAALAPYLHSGKFILTTVDTIFHEDEFAKYIGAFESDNTLDGLMAVTDFIDDEKPLYVGTDESLTITGFHDRNVDCTYISGGIYGLTPKALTVLEHCMETGKLRMREFQRELVHAGLHLKAMPFSKIIDVDHAGDIEKAEAFGNKE comes from the coding sequence ATGCATTACGCCATTATCGCCGCGGGAGAAGGTTCCCGCCTGAAAGAAGAAGGAATCACATCCCCCAAACCATTGGTAAAAATCAACGGAGAAACATTGCTGGAACGGTTAATCCGTATTTTTTGGAATAATCATGCCGAGTCCATCAGCCTCATCATCAACGAAGAGATGAAAGAGGTGCAGGAGTTTGTTGCCCAAATGCAGCTTCCGGTGCCATTGCATTGCGTTGTAAAAAGCACACCCGGTTCCATGCACAGCTTTGCTGCACTGGCCCCTTATCTTCATTCCGGGAAATTTATCCTGACCACAGTCGATACTATTTTTCATGAAGATGAATTTGCAAAGTATATCGGGGCCTTCGAATCAGATAACACGCTGGACGGCCTAATGGCGGTAACGGACTTTATCGACGATGAAAAACCGCTCTACGTCGGCACAGACGAATCACTCACCATCACCGGATTTCATGACCGGAATGTGGATTGCACATATATATCAGGTGGCATTTATGGATTGACCCCAAAGGCATTGACAGTACTGGAGCATTGCATGGAGACGGGTAAACTCCGTATGCGCGAATTCCAGCGGGAACTGGTTCATGCCGGATTACACCTGAAAGCAATGCCATTTTCCAAAATCATCGACGTGGACCATGCCGGGGATATTGAGAAGGCGGAAGCGTTTGGAAATAAGGAGTAA
- a CDS encoding helix-turn-helix domain-containing protein: MNNAGAMEKECIYTQATQIEYLSLETHIHPCHNQLIYMIKGTLYVHTGEYEYFLPEGFIGIIPRGRAHSLRSGNEQVKMFLIYYPEPMKNEELIVFNSNDFIIENIRYISKQAHVLDKKKHEVLFRFTGSFLRVLEQGSSDISFPVKGLITPRNERLAHVMQYLKSNFKEDVSLKTVASEFGFTERNLTRLFKKENISFNNCLNYIRIVKALELFAEHSSHIEQVAYDVGYNSAGNFSRTFKKFTGYTPSEYLKKNSNNSISP, encoded by the coding sequence ATGAACAATGCCGGAGCAATGGAAAAAGAGTGCATCTATACACAAGCTACCCAAATTGAGTATTTATCGTTGGAGACACATATCCACCCTTGCCATAATCAATTGATATACATGATCAAGGGAACGTTGTACGTGCATACGGGTGAATATGAGTACTTTCTGCCTGAAGGATTTATCGGGATAATACCCCGAGGCAGAGCTCATAGTTTGCGGAGCGGAAATGAGCAGGTTAAGATGTTCTTAATCTATTATCCAGAGCCGATGAAGAATGAAGAACTAATCGTATTCAACTCCAATGATTTCATTATAGAAAATATAAGGTACATCAGTAAACAAGCTCATGTGCTGGATAAAAAGAAGCACGAAGTATTATTCAGATTTACCGGTTCTTTCCTGCGTGTATTGGAACAAGGCAGTTCCGATATTTCATTTCCGGTGAAAGGATTGATTACTCCCCGTAATGAGCGACTCGCTCATGTGATGCAGTACTTAAAGTCGAATTTCAAAGAGGATGTCAGCCTGAAGACTGTGGCTTCCGAATTTGGGTTCACAGAAAGAAATCTGACACGACTGTTTAAGAAGGAAAATATCAGCTTCAATAATTGTCTCAACTATATCCGGATTGTGAAAGCACTGGAGCTTTTCGCAGAACATTCCAGCCATATTGAGCAGGTGGCGTATGATGTAGGCTACAATTCAGCCGGCAATTTCAGCCGGACCTTTAAAAAATTCACCGGTTATACACCGAGCGAATACCTCAAAAAGAATAGTAATAACAGCATCAGTCCATAA
- a CDS encoding metal ABC transporter permease, whose protein sequence is MELLQYDFFQNALIGGILVSIACGIVGAYIVVRRLVFISGGITHASFGGIGLGVFLGMNPVFTAWCFAIASGFGVEYLSTKHKLREDSAIAVLWALGMALGILFLFLTPGYTVGMSEFLFGNILTITGKDILLFAALAVALILTFGLLYRSILYTAFDAEYARIQKLPVKFIEYLMMFFISTTIVFSIRLVGIVLLMSLVTIPQITANIFTYDFRKIIIYSVLIGVVGCLVGLFISYFLNVPSGAFIILVLIAFYGMGRGVKAVMRRRGVE, encoded by the coding sequence ATTGAACTACTTCAATACGATTTTTTCCAGAATGCTCTGATAGGCGGGATATTGGTCAGTATAGCTTGCGGAATTGTCGGGGCATACATCGTGGTTCGTCGTCTGGTTTTTATCAGCGGGGGGATTACGCACGCTTCATTCGGAGGAATCGGGTTGGGAGTATTTCTCGGGATGAATCCGGTCTTTACCGCTTGGTGTTTTGCTATTGCATCCGGCTTTGGGGTAGAATACTTATCTACCAAACATAAACTGAGGGAAGACTCTGCCATTGCAGTGCTTTGGGCTCTGGGAATGGCTCTGGGAATTCTTTTCCTATTTCTTACCCCTGGCTATACGGTGGGCATGAGCGAATTCCTGTTTGGTAATATACTGACGATTACAGGCAAAGACATTCTATTGTTTGCCGCTCTGGCTGTGGCTTTGATTCTTACCTTTGGGTTGCTTTACCGCTCCATTCTCTATACCGCATTTGATGCGGAATATGCCCGTATCCAGAAACTGCCAGTGAAATTCATCGAATATCTGATGATGTTTTTCATCTCTACCACCATTGTCTTTTCCATCCGTCTGGTGGGAATTGTTCTGCTGATGTCGCTGGTCACCATTCCCCAGATTACAGCCAATATTTTTACTTACGACTTCCGCAAAATCATCATCTACTCTGTACTTATCGGTGTAGTTGGCTGTCTGGTTGGTCTCTTTATCTCTTATTTCCTCAATGTTCCTTCGGGGGCCTTTATCATTCTGGTCTTGATTGCTTTTTATGGTATGGGTAGAGGTGTGAAGGCTGTAATGAGGAGAAGAGGGGTGGAGTAA
- a CDS encoding phenolic acid decarboxylase, whose amino-acid sequence METIKDLNEFLGGHFLYTYANGWNYEMYVKNEDTIDYRIHSGMVGGRWVRNQKVHIVKLVDGVFKIAWTEPTGTDVSLDFIPNENKLHGIIFFPKWVHEHPEITVCFQNDHIGLMEESRLKYETYPKYVVPEFGQIFFKKNEGQNNEKVIAEAPYEGMIEKIVSGELTF is encoded by the coding sequence ATGGAAACAATTAAGGATCTAAATGAGTTTTTAGGCGGCCACTTTCTTTACACCTACGCAAATGGCTGGAACTACGAAATGTATGTAAAAAATGAAGATACGATTGATTATCGGATTCATAGCGGCATGGTGGGTGGCCGTTGGGTGCGCAACCAGAAAGTACACATCGTGAAGCTGGTGGACGGAGTTTTTAAGATTGCCTGGACCGAACCTACCGGTACAGATGTAAGTCTGGACTTTATCCCGAATGAAAACAAACTGCACGGCATTATCTTTTTCCCAAAATGGGTACACGAACACCCTGAAATCACCGTATGTTTTCAAAACGATCATATCGGGCTGATGGAAGAGTCCCGCTTAAAATATGAAACCTATCCCAAATATGTAGTTCCCGAGTTTGGACAAATCTTTTTCAAAAAGAACGAAGGGCAGAATAACGAAAAGGTTATTGCGGAAGCTCCTTACGAAGGAATGATAGAGAAAATCGTCAGTGGGGAATTGACTTTTTAA
- a CDS encoding T9SS type A sorting domain-containing protein, translating into MKNLLLLFAFTLLFPVFISAQSVTLNESSGWLESAYIKWQPVAGAQSYNVYYSGEGITDRKIDNQLIRSYGTYYRADVMGLKAGTYALKVAPVISGVEGTATTTGALTVLAQDRSGFAFEGGHIPGGYKLDGTPKDGAVIVYITENNKNTVSLVVTGATTNPCVGLQTILDGFKKGKDNRPLIVRLIGNITDLSYMADGDICIENANNASGSITFEGVGNDAVCNGWGVRLKGATNIEVRNLAAMNCNSTAGDDFGLQQDNDHIWVHNCDMFYGNAGSDADQIKGDGALDCKGSTYVTFSYNHFWDNGKCNLLGLSEGTTTGLYVTFHHNWYDHSDSRHPRVRFYSAHIYNNYFDGNAKYGSGSTMGSSLFVEGNYYRNCKHPMMISMQGTDVWNETTKKNDPTNMGTFSGEDGGIIKAFNNTFDASIGTNNMRFVAYGDPSAAYNISGVISSTVDFDAYLTTSRDEQVPASVKSYQGANTYNNFDTDAALYVKTLVPDAPEVAKAKVMQYAGRVNGGDLKWTFDNSVDDASYLVNAPLKAAITNYATTLVSVQGESGSSSSSQTLSAPSNNHQTVASGSAISPIVFTWGGDATDATVTGLSASGIDYIKDATAKTITISGTPTATVSYTISTTGSTGTPATGSGTITVSTSGTTTGDMIQNFTASGTASTFYTINGNLSTSYGSVTYAGLALTQCLKMESSTNIAFTTAASSTLTLVFNSAYTGTVKIDGTTYTPSAGMITLNLTAGSHTILKGSGSSYLFYMSISFGTSGVESSETSELKLYPNPVVNSLSISSDLNVDKAEVYSVNGTLMLSKSVIIKSLDMSGLKSGSYLVKLYSEKEVIKQSIIKR; encoded by the coding sequence ATGAAAAACCTACTACTTCTTTTCGCATTTACCCTACTCTTTCCGGTATTTATATCAGCACAAAGTGTTACACTCAATGAATCCTCCGGTTGGTTAGAATCAGCCTATATAAAATGGCAGCCTGTCGCCGGAGCACAGAGCTACAACGTCTATTACAGCGGAGAGGGAATTACCGATAGAAAGATTGACAATCAACTTATTCGCAGTTACGGCACTTATTATCGCGCAGATGTGATGGGACTCAAAGCAGGAACCTATGCCCTCAAAGTGGCACCTGTCATTTCGGGAGTGGAAGGAACAGCCACCACTACCGGAGCATTGACTGTACTGGCTCAGGACAGAAGTGGCTTTGCTTTTGAAGGCGGTCACATCCCCGGAGGGTACAAACTTGATGGTACGCCCAAAGACGGAGCAGTCATTGTCTATATTACCGAAAACAATAAAAATACCGTTTCGCTTGTAGTGACCGGAGCCACGACTAATCCATGTGTTGGTTTACAAACTATCCTGGATGGTTTTAAGAAAGGGAAAGACAACCGTCCTTTAATCGTTCGACTGATAGGCAATATCACCGATCTGAGCTATATGGCTGACGGCGATATATGTATTGAGAATGCTAATAACGCATCCGGTTCAATTACTTTTGAGGGAGTTGGTAACGATGCTGTCTGCAACGGCTGGGGAGTGCGACTGAAAGGCGCAACCAACATTGAGGTTCGAAACCTTGCTGCCATGAACTGTAACAGCACTGCAGGTGATGATTTCGGATTACAGCAGGATAATGACCATATCTGGGTACATAACTGCGATATGTTTTATGGAAATGCAGGAAGTGACGCCGACCAGATAAAAGGGGACGGAGCATTGGACTGTAAAGGTTCTACTTACGTGACATTCTCATACAACCACTTCTGGGATAACGGAAAATGCAACCTGTTGGGACTAAGTGAAGGTACTACCACCGGATTGTATGTCACTTTTCATCACAATTGGTACGACCATTCTGACTCGCGACATCCGCGCGTCCGTTTCTATTCCGCTCATATTTACAATAATTACTTTGACGGTAATGCCAAATATGGCTCTGGCTCAACGATGGGCTCATCCCTGTTCGTAGAAGGGAATTATTACAGGAACTGCAAACACCCGATGATGATTTCGATGCAGGGAACCGATGTGTGGAATGAGACCACGAAGAAAAACGACCCGACAAATATGGGGACATTTTCCGGTGAAGATGGCGGTATAATCAAGGCGTTCAACAATACGTTTGATGCTTCCATTGGCACAAATAATATGCGTTTTGTGGCTTATGGAGATCCTAGTGCAGCATATAATATCTCCGGAGTAATCAGTTCAACGGTTGATTTCGACGCTTACCTGACAACATCAAGAGACGAACAGGTTCCGGCTTCGGTCAAATCGTATCAGGGAGCCAATACCTACAACAACTTCGACACCGATGCCGCTTTATACGTAAAAACGCTGGTTCCCGATGCTCCGGAGGTTGCTAAAGCCAAAGTGATGCAATACGCAGGACGCGTAAACGGCGGTGACCTGAAATGGACGTTTGACAACAGTGTGGATGATGCTTCTTATCTGGTAAATGCACCTTTAAAAGCAGCAATTACAAACTACGCCACCACGCTGGTTTCGGTACAGGGCGAAAGCGGCTCATCAAGCAGCAGCCAGACACTGAGCGCTCCATCCAACAACCACCAAACCGTTGCGAGTGGCTCAGCAATCAGCCCGATTGTCTTCACTTGGGGCGGTGATGCTACAGATGCCACTGTGACCGGATTGTCCGCTTCTGGCATTGACTATATAAAAGATGCTACCGCTAAAACCATTACCATTTCGGGAACTCCCACGGCAACCGTTTCATACACCATTTCCACTACAGGTTCAACGGGTACTCCGGCAACCGGCTCAGGAACCATCACCGTATCAACAAGTGGTACAACAACCGGCGATATGATTCAAAACTTTACAGCATCGGGAACAGCCAGCACATTCTATACCATCAATGGCAATCTTTCTACCAGCTATGGTTCGGTTACTTATGCAGGATTGGCACTCACCCAGTGTCTGAAAATGGAATCCAGCACCAACATTGCATTTACCACCGCAGCTTCAAGTACATTGACATTGGTATTCAACAGCGCTTACACCGGAACAGTAAAAATTGACGGAACAACTTACACTCCTTCTGCCGGAATGATTACATTAAATCTGACTGCCGGTTCGCATACCATTCTGAAGGGAAGTGGTTCCAGTTACTTGTTCTATATGAGTATTTCGTTCGGAACATCGGGAGTAGAAAGTTCTGAGACTTCAGAACTGAAGCTATATCCTAATCCTGTGGTAAACAGCCTTTCTATTTCATCTGATCTCAATGTGGACAAAGCAGAAGTTTACAGTGTAAACGGAACCTTGATGCTTAGCAAGTCAGTAATTATTAAATCATTAGACATGAGCGGATTGAAAAGCGGAAGTTATCTGGTAAAACTTTATTCTGAAAAAGAGGTAATCAAACAGTCCATCATAAAGAGATAG
- a CDS encoding shikimate kinase — MKRIFLMGYMGAGKTTVGKKLAQRLNLSFTDLDWFIEHRHHKTINQIFADSGEAGFRKIEKEALHEVGEFEDALISVGGGTPCFFDNIEFMGENGISIYLKVSPTVLSERLCQAKQSRPLLKDKSDEEILAFITDALAKREPFYERATLVFDASELNTREDIDRIVAQLVDKIESMANN, encoded by the coding sequence ATGAAACGAATTTTCCTCATGGGATATATGGGTGCGGGTAAAACGACAGTGGGCAAGAAGCTGGCGCAGCGTCTGAACCTCTCTTTTACCGATCTCGACTGGTTTATCGAGCACCGTCACCACAAGACCATCAACCAGATTTTTGCCGATAGCGGTGAAGCAGGCTTTCGTAAAATTGAAAAAGAGGCGCTACACGAAGTGGGTGAATTTGAAGACGCATTGATTTCAGTCGGTGGTGGTACTCCCTGCTTTTTTGACAACATTGAGTTTATGGGAGAAAATGGCATTTCCATTTACCTGAAAGTGAGTCCGACAGTATTGTCAGAACGTCTTTGCCAGGCCAAGCAGTCACGCCCGTTACTCAAGGATAAGTCGGATGAAGAGATTCTTGCCTTTATCACGGATGCCCTCGCCAAAAGAGAGCCTTTCTACGAAAGAGCAACGCTGGTCTTTGACGCTTCAGAACTCAACACCCGCGAAGATATTGACCGCATTGTGGCGCAACTGGTTGATAAAATCGAGTCGATGGCAAACAATTGA